A window from Brucella sp. BE17 encodes these proteins:
- a CDS encoding DUF6867 family protein, which produces MQGILYEEPSFWLFFLITCLLGGWAAWMTGRACASTWRSYAILLAYMIPLGAAVRFIHYALFGGTLLSMHYYVIDTLVLMIIGTLGFRYTRTKQMVRQYSWLYEKATPLSWKAK; this is translated from the coding sequence ATGCAGGGTATTCTTTATGAAGAGCCGTCATTCTGGCTGTTTTTTCTTATCACCTGCCTGCTGGGTGGGTGGGCTGCATGGATGACGGGACGAGCCTGCGCATCGACATGGCGCAGCTATGCGATTTTGCTGGCTTATATGATTCCGCTCGGGGCAGCGGTCCGTTTCATCCATTATGCGCTGTTTGGCGGCACACTTTTGTCGATGCACTACTACGTGATCGATACGCTCGTCCTGATGATCATTGGCACGCTCGGCTTTCGCTACACCCGCACCAAGCAGATGGTGCGCCAGTATAGCTGGCTGTATGAGAAAGCCACGCCTTTGAGCTGGAAAGCGAAATAG
- a CDS encoding branched-chain amino acid ABC transporter permease LivH (LivHMGF is the membrane component of the LIV-I/LS branched-chain amino acid transporter), whose amino-acid sequence MEYFFQQVINGLALGSIYGLIAIGYTMVYGIIGMINFSHGDVFMLGAFMALIVFLIITTFIGLLPIALMLFLMMIVAMMLTGLWSWTIERVAYRPLRGSFRLAPLITAIGMSIALSNFVQVTQGPRNKPVPQLLSGSYNLFGTGVTISLKQVVVIVVTAVLLTLFWYIVNRTSLGRAQRACEQDRKMAALLGINVDRVISLTFVMGAMLAAVAGTLYLSFYGVISFADGFIPGVKAFTAAVLGGIGSLPGAVVGGLLIGLIEALWSAYFTIDYKDVAAFSILAIVLIFMPSGILGRPEVEKV is encoded by the coding sequence ATGGAATATTTCTTCCAGCAGGTGATCAACGGGCTCGCGCTCGGTTCGATCTATGGCTTGATCGCCATCGGCTATACGATGGTTTACGGCATCATCGGGATGATCAACTTTTCCCACGGTGATGTCTTCATGCTCGGCGCTTTCATGGCGCTGATTGTCTTTTTGATCATTACGACATTTATCGGACTTCTGCCGATAGCACTTATGCTCTTCCTGATGATGATCGTGGCGATGATGCTGACGGGATTGTGGAGCTGGACGATCGAGCGCGTGGCTTATCGGCCGTTGCGCGGTTCGTTCAGGCTTGCACCGCTGATTACGGCGATCGGCATGTCTATTGCTTTGTCGAATTTTGTTCAGGTGACGCAAGGGCCGCGCAACAAGCCGGTTCCACAGCTTCTGAGCGGTTCCTATAATCTATTTGGGACCGGCGTGACGATTTCGCTCAAGCAGGTCGTGGTCATCGTGGTTACGGCGGTATTGCTCACGCTCTTCTGGTATATCGTCAATCGGACCTCGCTTGGCCGTGCACAGCGCGCCTGCGAGCAGGACCGCAAGATGGCGGCGCTGCTTGGCATCAATGTTGATCGCGTTATTTCGCTGACCTTCGTGATGGGGGCCATGCTGGCCGCCGTTGCCGGTACGCTGTACCTGTCCTTCTACGGGGTGATTTCTTTTGCGGACGGGTTCATACCTGGCGTGAAAGCCTTCACTGCTGCGGTTCTAGGCGGTATCGGGTCGCTTCCGGGCGCAGTCGTTGGTGGACTTTTGATCGGGCTTATCGAAGCATTGTGGTCGGCCTATTTCACGATTGACTACAAGGATGTCGCTGCGTTCTCTATTCTGGCTATCGTGCTGATCTTCATGCCATCCGGCATTCTTGGCCGTCCTGAAGTCGAAAAGGTGTAA
- a CDS encoding F0F1 ATP synthase subunit epsilon — MAQAFQFELVSPERLLLSAEVTEVVIPGSEGYLTALAGHSPLMTTIMPGVVSVKLADGKSDSYVVFGGFADITPQNCTLLAESATHIDDFDKADIQRRIEHARETLESATSSEHRTKAETFLHQLMTLQGAVLPA; from the coding sequence ATGGCTCAAGCTTTCCAATTCGAACTCGTGTCGCCTGAGCGGCTCCTGCTTTCGGCAGAAGTAACGGAAGTGGTTATACCGGGCAGCGAAGGCTACCTGACAGCACTCGCCGGTCATTCGCCGTTGATGACGACGATTATGCCGGGTGTCGTTTCTGTGAAGCTTGCCGACGGTAAATCCGATTCTTACGTGGTTTTCGGTGGTTTTGCCGATATCACGCCACAGAATTGCACTTTGCTTGCTGAGTCGGCAACCCATATTGATGACTTCGATAAAGCGGATATCCAGCGTCGCATTGAACATGCACGTGAAACACTGGAGAGTGCAACATCCAGCGAACATCGCACCAAGGCTGAAACATTCCTGCATCAGTTGATGACGTTACAAGGTGCCGTTCTTCCAGCTTGA
- a CDS encoding ABC transporter ATP-binding protein, giving the protein MQAERDKKQPLLAVEKVETYYGNICALKGIDLSVDEGEIVALIGANGAGKSTLMMTIFGSPRARTGRIVFNGKDITAMPPHEIAKLRIAQSPEGRRIFPRMTVMENLQMGASLDNQHYFDADVELMFDLFPRLKERVSQRGGTLSGGEQQMLAIARALMARPKLLLLDEPSLGLAPLIVKQIFEAIKELNKTQGLTVFLVEQNAFGALKLADRGYVMVNGSITMSGTGRDLLANPEVRAAYLEGGRH; this is encoded by the coding sequence ATGCAGGCTGAACGTGACAAGAAACAACCGCTTCTGGCCGTTGAAAAGGTCGAAACCTATTACGGCAATATCTGCGCGCTCAAGGGTATTGATCTGAGTGTTGACGAGGGTGAAATCGTGGCGCTGATCGGTGCGAATGGTGCCGGTAAATCGACTCTGATGATGACCATCTTCGGATCACCGCGCGCACGCACTGGCCGCATTGTCTTCAACGGCAAAGACATTACCGCCATGCCGCCGCATGAGATTGCAAAGCTGCGGATCGCGCAGTCTCCGGAAGGGCGTCGCATTTTTCCACGCATGACCGTGATGGAAAATCTCCAGATGGGGGCTAGCCTCGATAACCAGCACTATTTCGATGCCGATGTTGAACTGATGTTTGATTTGTTCCCACGTCTGAAGGAACGCGTCAGTCAGCGCGGTGGAACGCTCTCAGGTGGTGAGCAGCAGATGCTGGCAATTGCCCGCGCGTTGATGGCCCGTCCGAAGCTACTGTTGCTCGATGAGCCATCGCTTGGTCTTGCACCGCTGATCGTGAAGCAGATTTTCGAGGCGATCAAGGAGCTGAACAAGACCCAGGGGCTGACGGTGTTCCTTGTCGAGCAGAACGCCTTTGGCGCATTGAAACTGGCGGATCGCGGCTATGTTATGGTCAACGGTTCGATTACCATGAGCGGCACGGGACGTGATCTTCTCGCTAATCCAGAAGTGCGCGCTGCCTATCTCGAAGGCGGAAGGCATTAA
- the atpD gene encoding F0F1 ATP synthase subunit beta: MAKAATPKTPAAAEAKPAAKAPAKKPAASKPAAAPKPAAAKPAAVKSSAPKAASPKTATASGATGRITQVIGAVVDVKFPEGQLPLILNALELDNQGHRLVLEVAQHLGEDTVRTIAMDATEGLVRGQEVRDTGNPIMVPVGEETLGRIMNVIGEPVDEAGPLKTKTLRAIHQPAPEYTEQSTEAEILVTGIKVVDLLAPYAKGGKIGLFGGAGVGKTVLIMELINNVAKAHGGYSVFAGVGERTREGNDLYHEMIESGVNKLGGGEGSKAALVYGQMNEPPGARARVALSGLTVAENFRDKGQDVLFFVDNIFRFTQAGSELSALLGRIPSAVGYQPTLATDMGAMQERITTTTKGSITSVQAIYVPADDLTDPAPATSFAHLDATTTLNRSIAEKGIYPAVDPLESTSRMLDPMIVGEEHYGVAREVQSILQRYKALQDIIAILGMDELSEEDKISVARARKIERFLSQPFFVAEVFTGSPGKLVDLADTIKGFKGLCAGDYDHLPEAAFYMVGSIDEALEKAKKLAAEAA, from the coding sequence ATGGCAAAAGCAGCGACCCCGAAAACACCCGCCGCGGCCGAGGCGAAGCCTGCAGCCAAAGCACCCGCTAAGAAGCCCGCGGCTTCAAAGCCAGCAGCAGCGCCAAAACCAGCAGCAGCCAAGCCTGCCGCTGTCAAGTCGTCAGCTCCGAAGGCAGCAAGCCCAAAGACTGCGACAGCGAGCGGTGCGACTGGCCGTATCACGCAGGTCATCGGCGCCGTCGTCGACGTCAAGTTTCCCGAAGGCCAGCTTCCGCTGATCCTCAACGCGCTTGAACTCGACAATCAGGGCCATCGTCTGGTTCTCGAAGTGGCGCAGCATCTGGGTGAAGACACGGTTCGTACCATCGCTATGGACGCGACCGAAGGTCTGGTTCGTGGTCAGGAAGTTCGCGATACCGGCAACCCGATTATGGTTCCAGTCGGCGAAGAAACTCTGGGTCGTATCATGAACGTCATCGGCGAGCCCGTTGACGAAGCCGGTCCGCTCAAGACCAAGACGCTGCGCGCCATTCACCAGCCTGCGCCTGAATATACAGAGCAGTCGACTGAAGCTGAAATTCTGGTTACGGGCATCAAGGTCGTCGACCTTCTCGCGCCTTACGCCAAGGGCGGCAAGATCGGCCTGTTTGGTGGTGCCGGCGTTGGCAAGACCGTTCTTATCATGGAACTCATCAACAACGTCGCCAAGGCGCACGGTGGTTACTCGGTTTTCGCCGGTGTTGGTGAACGTACCCGTGAAGGCAATGATCTTTACCACGAAATGATCGAATCGGGCGTGAACAAGCTCGGTGGTGGTGAAGGCTCGAAAGCCGCACTTGTTTACGGTCAGATGAACGAGCCTCCGGGTGCGCGTGCCCGTGTTGCCCTTTCGGGTCTGACGGTTGCTGAAAACTTCCGCGACAAGGGCCAGGACGTTCTGTTCTTCGTGGACAATATCTTCCGCTTCACGCAGGCTGGTTCGGAACTGTCGGCTCTTCTGGGTCGTATTCCTTCGGCTGTGGGCTATCAGCCGACGCTGGCGACCGACATGGGTGCCATGCAGGAGCGTATTACAACGACAACCAAGGGTTCGATTACTTCCGTGCAGGCGATTTATGTTCCTGCCGATGACTTGACCGACCCTGCACCGGCAACCTCGTTCGCGCATCTTGACGCAACGACCACGTTGAACCGCTCGATCGCTGAAAAGGGTATTTACCCGGCCGTTGATCCGCTGGAATCGACTTCGCGTATGCTGGATCCGATGATCGTCGGTGAAGAGCATTACGGTGTGGCTCGTGAGGTTCAGTCGATCCTGCAACGCTACAAGGCGCTTCAGGACATCATCGCGATCCTTGGCATGGACGAACTGTCGGAAGAAGACAAGATCTCCGTGGCGCGCGCGCGCAAGATCGAACGCTTCCTCAGCCAGCCGTTCTTCGTGGCTGAAGTCTTCACCGGTTCGCCGGGCAAGCTGGTCGATCTCGCCGACACCATCAAGGGCTTCAAGGGCCTTTGTGCAGGCGATTACGATCATCTTCCAGAAGCTGCCTTCTACATGGTCGGCAGCATCGATGAGGCTCTGGAAAAGGCCAAGAAGCTGGCTGCAGAAGCTGCCTGA
- a CDS encoding GntR family transcriptional regulator produces MATDPVMVAIDGFGNESLAEQAYRILERMIVMLELEPGTVVTEGRLIDLTGMGRTPVREAIQRLAWEGLMDVRPRSGIAIASINPEDFAKVIDAREGVERVLARDAARFGSPRDYERLEKAAMTMRSAIPAEDIATFLDADKAFDVVLGSASNNPYAVRLAAPLQTHSRRFWFHLRPSSGISASANAHAALIEAIVSRQPDHASDTAGKLMNYLRTLAP; encoded by the coding sequence ATGGCCACCGATCCTGTGATGGTTGCCATTGACGGTTTCGGCAACGAAAGCCTTGCCGAACAAGCCTATCGTATCCTCGAAAGAATGATTGTCATGCTGGAGCTCGAGCCTGGAACGGTTGTCACCGAAGGCAGGCTAATCGATCTGACCGGCATGGGGCGCACGCCGGTGCGTGAAGCGATCCAGCGCCTCGCCTGGGAAGGTCTCATGGACGTGCGCCCACGGTCCGGCATCGCAATAGCATCGATAAACCCGGAAGATTTCGCAAAAGTGATTGATGCACGCGAAGGGGTAGAGCGTGTTCTGGCGCGCGACGCCGCCCGCTTCGGCAGCCCCCGCGATTATGAGCGTTTGGAAAAAGCTGCCATGACGATGCGTTCGGCAATTCCAGCCGAGGACATCGCTACATTTCTCGACGCCGACAAGGCGTTTGATGTCGTCTTGGGTTCGGCGTCCAACAACCCCTATGCGGTGCGCCTTGCCGCACCGCTTCAGACACATAGCCGCCGCTTCTGGTTTCACTTGCGGCCGTCATCCGGGATTTCCGCCTCTGCCAATGCCCATGCGGCACTGATCGAGGCCATTGTTTCACGCCAGCCAGACCATGCCAGCGATACAGCCGGAAAATTGATGAACTATCTGCGCACGCTTGCGCCATAA
- a CDS encoding 4-hydroxyproline epimerase yields the protein MAKHSFFCVDGHTCGNPVRLVAGGGPNLVGSNMMEKRAHFLREYDWIRTGLMFEPRGHDMMSGSILYPPTRPDCDVAVLFIETSGCLPMCGHGTIGTVTMAIEQGLITPKTPGKLNLETPAGLVAIEYEQEGQYVERVRLTNVPAFLYAEALEVECPDLGPLKVDVSYGGNFYAIVERQENYTDMQDYSALQLIGWSPILRQRLNEKYKFQHPELSDINRLTHILWTGKPTKPEAHARNAVFYGDKAIDRSPCGTGTSARMAQLAAKGKLKPGDDFVHESIIGSLFHGRVERSAEVAGKPAIIPSIAGWARMTGYNTIFIDDRDPFAHGFTVA from the coding sequence ATGGCAAAGCATTCTTTTTTCTGCGTCGACGGACACACCTGCGGCAATCCCGTGCGCCTTGTTGCGGGTGGTGGCCCGAACCTTGTCGGCTCGAACATGATGGAAAAGCGTGCCCATTTTTTGCGCGAATATGACTGGATCAGAACCGGTTTGATGTTCGAGCCGCGCGGCCATGACATGATGTCCGGCTCGATCCTCTATCCACCGACGCGGCCTGATTGCGACGTCGCGGTGCTGTTTATCGAAACGTCAGGCTGTCTGCCCATGTGCGGCCATGGAACCATAGGCACGGTTACGATGGCCATAGAGCAGGGGTTGATAACACCGAAGACGCCGGGCAAGCTCAATCTTGAAACGCCTGCCGGTCTGGTTGCCATAGAGTATGAACAAGAAGGGCAATATGTAGAGCGCGTTCGCCTGACCAATGTTCCAGCTTTTCTTTATGCAGAAGCGCTTGAGGTGGAATGCCCTGATCTAGGGCCGCTCAAGGTGGATGTCTCCTACGGCGGCAATTTCTATGCGATTGTCGAGCGCCAAGAAAATTACACCGACATGCAAGATTATTCCGCGCTGCAATTGATCGGCTGGAGTCCAATCCTGCGTCAGCGCCTGAACGAGAAATACAAGTTTCAACATCCTGAGCTCAGCGATATCAATCGTCTGACGCACATCCTGTGGACGGGAAAGCCGACAAAACCTGAAGCGCATGCGCGCAACGCGGTCTTCTATGGCGACAAAGCCATCGACCGCTCGCCGTGCGGTACTGGCACTTCGGCCCGTATGGCGCAACTTGCAGCCAAAGGAAAACTGAAGCCCGGAGATGATTTCGTACACGAATCGATCATCGGCTCCCTTTTTCATGGACGGGTTGAGCGGTCAGCGGAAGTCGCCGGCAAGCCCGCCATCATCCCGTCAATTGCAGGCTGGGCGCGGATGACCGGATATAATACAATCTTCATTGATGACCGTGATCCTTTCGCACATGGGTTTACGGTCGCTTAG
- a CDS encoding branched-chain amino acid ABC transporter substrate-binding protein: MKKSLFSGVALAALVSFGGTAWADVLLGIGAPLTGPNAVYGAQIKRGAEEAIKEINDAGGINGEKIAITLGDDVSDPKQGISVANKFAADGVKYVIGHFNSGVTIPVSDVYAENGILEISPGATNPVYTDRGLWNTFRTCGRDDQQGIVAGQYIFDNFKDAKVAIIHDKTPYGQGLADETRKKLTELDAKEALYEGVNVGEKDFSALIAKLKQAGITVVYWGGMHAEAGLIIRQLADQGVKAQFISGDGIVSNELASIAGPAVEGTLNTFGPDPRNNPDNADLVKKFRDAGFEPEAYTLYTYAAVQSLAQAAKAAGSNDPQEIATALKEKGPFKTVLGDLSYDEKGDPKLPGYVMYKWEKDAEGKYNYVQQN, encoded by the coding sequence ATGAAGAAATCTCTTTTTTCTGGTGTAGCGCTGGCTGCTCTCGTTTCTTTTGGTGGAACGGCTTGGGCTGATGTGCTTCTTGGTATTGGTGCGCCTTTGACGGGGCCAAACGCCGTGTATGGTGCACAGATCAAGCGCGGCGCTGAAGAGGCGATCAAGGAAATAAATGATGCCGGTGGCATCAATGGCGAAAAGATTGCCATCACGCTTGGTGACGACGTGTCCGATCCAAAGCAGGGCATTTCGGTTGCCAATAAGTTTGCCGCCGACGGCGTGAAATATGTCATCGGGCACTTCAACTCGGGCGTCACGATCCCGGTATCGGACGTTTACGCCGAGAACGGTATTCTGGAAATTTCGCCCGGTGCGACAAATCCGGTCTATACTGATCGCGGTCTCTGGAACACGTTCCGTACTTGCGGTCGTGACGATCAGCAGGGCATCGTGGCAGGCCAGTACATTTTTGACAATTTCAAGGATGCAAAGGTCGCTATCATTCACGACAAGACCCCTTATGGTCAGGGTCTTGCCGATGAAACCCGCAAGAAGCTCACCGAGCTTGATGCCAAGGAAGCGCTCTATGAAGGCGTCAATGTTGGTGAAAAAGATTTTTCGGCTCTGATCGCCAAGCTCAAGCAGGCCGGTATTACGGTTGTTTACTGGGGCGGTATGCACGCCGAAGCGGGTCTGATTATCCGACAGCTCGCTGATCAGGGTGTCAAGGCACAATTCATTTCCGGTGATGGCATTGTCTCGAACGAACTTGCTTCGATTGCCGGTCCCGCCGTTGAGGGTACGCTCAATACCTTTGGCCCCGATCCGCGCAACAATCCTGATAATGCGGATCTGGTAAAGAAATTCCGTGATGCGGGTTTTGAGCCTGAAGCTTATACGCTTTATACCTATGCGGCCGTGCAGTCACTGGCTCAGGCCGCCAAGGCGGCCGGTAGCAACGATCCGCAGGAAATTGCTACAGCATTGAAGGAAAAAGGTCCGTTCAAGACCGTGTTGGGCGATCTGTCCTATGACGAGAAGGGCGATCCCAAGCTTCCAGGCTATGTCATGTACAAGTGGGAAAAGGATGCTGAAGGAAAATACAATTACGTTCAGCAGAATTAA
- the livM gene encoding high-affinity branched-chain amino acid ABC transporter permease LivM, which translates to MAVQSSSRPDSLYGRAIREGIIAGLLALGLFILIVGFKTDQNINNALVLQQRPIALAVMVALAALGRFTFIAWVQPALEERKLAKSREPASAAVEQPFFVTHFSKLGVAFLFAYPILIVMTLGWQGSLKWVDNFGVQILIYVMLAWGLNIVVGLAGLLDLGYVAFYAVGAYSYALLSTYFGLSFWILLPLAGILAATWGVILGFPVLRLRGDYLAIVTLAFGEIIRLVLINWTDVTRGTFGVSGIAKATFFGLPFNASKDGFAATMGLAFSPAHYKFFLYYIILLLALLTAWVTIRMRRMPVGRAWEALREDEIACRSLGINTTTTKLTAFATGAMFGGFAGSFFAARQGFVSPESFVFLESAVILAIVVLGGMGSLVGIAIAAIVMVGGTEILREMGFLKAIFGADFTPELYRMLIFGLAMVVVMVWKPRGFVGSREPSAFLNKRKMVSGAFTKEGHG; encoded by the coding sequence ATGGCTGTACAGTCGAGTTCACGCCCGGATTCCCTTTATGGCCGGGCCATCCGCGAGGGAATAATAGCCGGTCTTCTGGCTCTGGGACTCTTCATTCTCATTGTCGGTTTCAAGACCGATCAGAATATCAACAATGCACTTGTGCTGCAGCAGCGCCCGATTGCGCTGGCGGTGATGGTCGCTTTAGCCGCGCTGGGACGCTTCACCTTCATTGCTTGGGTGCAGCCTGCGCTCGAAGAGCGCAAGCTTGCCAAAAGTCGCGAGCCCGCATCTGCCGCCGTAGAGCAACCCTTTTTCGTGACCCATTTCTCCAAGCTGGGTGTCGCTTTTCTTTTCGCCTACCCAATCCTGATCGTCATGACGCTGGGTTGGCAAGGGTCGCTCAAATGGGTCGATAATTTTGGCGTCCAGATTCTCATCTATGTGATGCTTGCCTGGGGGCTGAACATCGTTGTCGGCCTCGCCGGACTCCTTGATCTCGGTTATGTAGCCTTCTATGCGGTCGGTGCATATTCCTATGCTCTGTTATCGACCTATTTCGGCCTGTCCTTCTGGATTTTGCTGCCGCTCGCCGGCATTCTGGCCGCGACATGGGGGGTGATCCTTGGATTTCCGGTGCTGCGTTTGCGCGGTGACTATCTTGCCATCGTCACGTTGGCGTTTGGTGAAATTATCCGTCTCGTGCTCATAAACTGGACCGATGTTACCAGAGGTACATTTGGTGTTTCGGGCATTGCAAAGGCGACCTTCTTCGGATTGCCCTTCAATGCCAGCAAGGATGGCTTTGCTGCCACGATGGGACTGGCCTTCTCTCCCGCGCACTATAAATTCTTCCTGTATTACATCATTCTCTTGCTGGCGTTGCTGACGGCATGGGTGACCATCCGTATGCGGCGCATGCCCGTTGGGCGGGCATGGGAGGCGTTGCGTGAAGATGAAATTGCCTGCCGGTCGCTTGGCATCAACACCACCACCACCAAGCTGACGGCTTTTGCCACCGGCGCGATGTTTGGCGGGTTTGCGGGCTCGTTCTTTGCCGCACGCCAGGGCTTCGTTAGTCCCGAATCCTTCGTTTTCCTTGAATCGGCAGTCATTCTCGCGATTGTCGTTCTAGGTGGAATGGGATCACTGGTCGGTATCGCAATCGCCGCCATTGTCATGGTGGGTGGGACGGAAATCCTGCGTGAAATGGGCTTCCTGAAGGCGATTTTCGGGGCTGATTTCACACCAGAGCTTTACCGTATGCTTATCTTCGGTCTTGCCATGGTCGTGGTCATGGTCTGGAAACCGCGTGGATTTGTCGGAAGCCGGGAGCCGAGCGCTTTCCTCAACAAGAGGAAGATGGTTTCGGGTGCCTTTACCAAGGAAGGGCATGGCTGA
- a CDS encoding MarR family transcriptional regulator, producing MSQLDLKAEMIDAMAKVNRKVRTVFDARVKERGLTLARARTLLALMEQEGLYQKELAEVLEIENATMVRLLDGLERQSFIERQAVPGDRRAKRIVMTAEGRSLAEQVVKLAEDVREELLEGVSDEEMSVALHVLHKMSTSMNKMPGEAEAI from the coding sequence ATGAGCCAATTGGACCTCAAGGCAGAGATGATCGACGCCATGGCGAAGGTCAACCGCAAGGTGCGTACCGTTTTCGACGCGCGCGTCAAGGAACGCGGACTTACACTTGCGCGCGCACGCACCTTGCTTGCCTTGATGGAGCAGGAAGGGCTCTACCAGAAGGAACTGGCAGAAGTTCTGGAGATCGAAAATGCAACGATGGTTCGGTTGCTTGACGGGCTCGAGCGGCAGTCCTTTATCGAGAGGCAAGCAGTTCCCGGTGATCGCCGGGCCAAGCGTATCGTCATGACGGCCGAAGGCAGAAGTCTTGCCGAGCAGGTGGTCAAGCTTGCCGAAGATGTGCGTGAAGAGCTGCTCGAAGGCGTGAGTGACGAGGAGATGAGCGTTGCGCTCCATGTCCTGCATAAAATGTCGACTTCCATGAATAAAATGCCAGGTGAAGCCGAGGCAATTTAG
- a CDS encoding FAD-binding oxidoreductase, translating to MRSSPSEPHDIAIIGGGIVGVATAALLVEAGRDVLLIDRVGICEETSVGNAAALAFSDILPMASKGVMRKVPGWLMDPLGPFTIRPSYFPKMVPWLYRFWRASSAAAQMKTALAQGAMMRLAESEMLALIDRAGLRASLRENGNLELYENDDELSLSQPGWDIREKAGIAYEHVRAKRLEDLQPGLSPRFVAGTFVPGWKNVDDPKLFGQAIWAHAQRLGARFLKADVTGVRSAGDGAQVQLADGNIIDAKHLVVMAGAWSGNLAKEFGDVLPLDTERGYNTTLPADSFDVKRQLTFPGHGFVITPLTTGLRVGGAVEFGGLKLPPNYARSKAMLKKASMFLPGLKTEGGRQWMGYRPSMPDSLPVIGRASAGGNLYYGFGHGHLGLTQAAATGRIIRDLVLQEKPAIDIEPFKPQRFRN from the coding sequence ATGAGATCCAGTCCCTCTGAGCCGCATGATATCGCCATTATCGGTGGCGGTATCGTCGGCGTTGCCACCGCAGCGTTGCTTGTTGAGGCTGGCCGTGATGTGCTGCTCATAGACCGGGTCGGAATTTGTGAGGAAACGAGTGTAGGCAATGCCGCAGCGCTGGCCTTTTCGGATATTCTGCCGATGGCTTCAAAGGGTGTCATGCGCAAGGTGCCGGGCTGGTTGATGGATCCGCTCGGACCGTTTACGATCCGCCCATCCTATTTTCCGAAAATGGTGCCTTGGCTTTATCGCTTCTGGCGTGCAAGCAGTGCTGCGGCACAAATGAAGACTGCACTCGCCCAGGGTGCGATGATGCGTCTTGCCGAAAGCGAAATGCTGGCACTGATCGACAGGGCGGGGTTGCGCGCCAGCCTGCGGGAGAATGGAAATCTTGAGCTTTATGAAAATGACGATGAATTGTCCCTTTCGCAGCCCGGCTGGGATATCCGCGAAAAGGCGGGCATCGCCTATGAACACGTGCGCGCTAAAAGGCTGGAAGATTTGCAGCCCGGTTTGAGCCCGCGTTTCGTCGCCGGAACTTTTGTTCCTGGATGGAAGAACGTTGACGATCCAAAACTGTTCGGACAAGCAATCTGGGCTCATGCGCAGCGTTTAGGCGCGCGGTTCCTCAAAGCAGACGTCACAGGCGTCAGGAGTGCTGGAGACGGCGCGCAAGTACAGCTTGCCGATGGCAACATTATCGATGCGAAACATCTTGTGGTCATGGCTGGTGCATGGTCGGGCAATCTCGCAAAGGAGTTTGGCGACGTTCTGCCACTTGATACCGAGCGCGGTTATAACACGACGCTTCCAGCCGATAGTTTCGATGTGAAGCGGCAATTGACCTTTCCGGGGCACGGCTTCGTCATTACACCGCTGACGACAGGATTGCGGGTCGGGGGTGCTGTGGAATTTGGTGGGCTGAAACTGCCGCCCAATTATGCCCGCTCAAAAGCGATGTTGAAAAAGGCGTCGATGTTCCTTCCTGGCCTCAAGACGGAAGGTGGGCGGCAATGGATGGGATATCGCCCATCCATGCCTGATTCCCTGCCGGTCATTGGTCGTGCGAGCGCCGGTGGCAATCTTTATTACGGGTTTGGTCATGGCCATCTCGGTCTGACTCAGGCAGCAGCAACGGGGCGGATCATCCGTGATCTGGTCTTGCAGGAAAAGCCTGCCATCGATATCGAACCATTCAAGCCACAACGTTTTCGGAATTGA